A genomic region of Metopolophium dirhodum isolate CAU chromosome 1, ASM1992520v1, whole genome shotgun sequence contains the following coding sequences:
- the LOC132934449 gene encoding uncharacterized protein LOC132934449, which translates to MGNNLIDCTTFFVDSNIFINIGLDPDFLLNCVICVSNNLQCVKMSVELYKSLNIALNNINFLLPSHLLLEEFKLISIEEYNGDNVLSIKCLQQDQDVQLTKENVLRILQLSDAIEEVIQMKNVYTRSTALNQASKIAMYLGKEMPLPKDTKINDVEDYLTRIDVQELKEQLPFAGLCLIADLKIKAVKQLARGWLFSSIETKPEVNRLTTTRAFLARKRAKATRRLSFHL; encoded by the exons ATGGGTAATAATCTGATCGATTGTActacattttttgttgatagcaatatttttataaatataggatTAGATCctgattttttgttaaattgcgTTATATGCGTCTCAAATAATTTGCAGTGTGTTAAAATGAgtgttgaattatataaatctcTAAATATAGCTCTTAACAACATAAATTTTTTACTACCATCTCATTTACTGTTGGAGGAGTTTAAATTGATATCAATAGAAGAATACAACGGTGACAACGTTCTCTCAATAAAGTGTTTGCAACAGGATCAAGATGTGCAATTAACTAAAGAGAATGTTTTAAGGATCTTGCAATTAAGTGATGCCATTGAAGAAGTCATTCagatgaaaaatgtatacacacgGTCTACTGCATTAAATCAGGCCAGTAAAATTGCAATGTATCTTGGAAAGGAAATGCCGTTACCcaaagatacaaaaataaacgaTGTTGAAGATTATTTGACCCGTATCGATGTCCAAGAATTGAAAGAACAACTTCCGTTCGCTGGTCTTTGTTTAATAGCAGATTTGAAGATTAAAGCAGTCAAACAATTGGCAAGGGGTTGGTTATTTTCTTCGATCGAAActaag ccTGAAGTCAACAGGCTGACGACGACGAGGGCATTCCTAGCACGTAAAAGGGCAAAAGCAACCCGCAGATTAAGTtttcatctataa
- the LOC132937282 gene encoding uncharacterized protein LOC132937282, whose amino-acid sequence MASSSERVYKYIAPAPPAELIDCTNYTIDFVNRKFLQVGIDPTHEFNVSVRIITPSRFVNISVDFLKRIYSLMGHILSHILDTTVKYKRFIFLENEFVLLTSMIYRGECMLVIESKVEHGCRILLSPKELMAIQNMEWTIFETVSRKTMVVRPMILLQLDQITEYFKNDYNIEKDATFEEFVAIIKGIQIELISKHVPKNKYSFINQIKLLATDQLAIGWMEKLNKSLKGVEENYGPEDFFSPPFTQSCMSRPSKQSKKTVNDEYDGPAPARDETKNLKDFFETYDSAMTPIEADNIADENSCFSQYLF is encoded by the exons ATGGCTTCAAGCAGTGAAcgggtatacaaatatattgcgcCTGCACCACCGGCCGAACTCATCGACTGTACCAACTACACAATCGATTTTGTAAATCGCAAGTTTTTACAAGTCGGCATCGATCCTACACATGAGTTCAATGTCTCTGTACGCATAATTACTCCGTCGCGTTTTGTAAACATTTCCGTGGACTTTTTGAAACGTATATATTCATTGATGGGGCATATTCTATCACATATACTGGATACTACAGTAAAAtacaaaagatttatttttctgGAGAACGAATTTGTTTTGCTTACGTCTATGATATATAGAGGGGAGTGTATGTTGGTGATAGAATCAAAAGTTGAACATGGATGTAGAATTTTATTAAGTCCGAAAGAACTAATGGCAATTCAAAACATGGAGTGGACTATTTTCGAAACCGTAAGCAGAAAAACGATGGTCGTACGGCCAATGATTCTATTACAACTTGATCAGATAacggaatattttaaaaatgattataatattgaaaaagacGCGACATTCGAAGAATTTGTAGCAATAATCAAaggaattcaaattgaattaatatctaaACATGTACCGAAgaacaaatatagttttataaatcagATAAAACTGCTTGCAACTGACCAACTAGCAATTGGTTGGATGGAGAaacttaataaatcattaaaa GGTGTCGAAGAAAATTACGGTCCGGAAGATTTCTTCTCGCCTCCGTTTACTCAGAGTTGTATGTCTCGGCCAAGCAAACAGTCAAAGAAGACG GTGAACGATGAATACGATGGACCCGCCCCCGCCAGAGacgaaacaaaaaatttaaaa gattttttcgAGACATATGATTCAGCGATGACACCAATAGAAGCCGACAATATAGCAGACGAAAACAGTTGTTTTtctcaatatttgttttga
- the LOC132934354 gene encoding uncharacterized protein LOC132934354, giving the protein MDDSYLDVAASYVDECKITQKNYHSFTPYSNMSFSNNDEIRISVLNMDSYTFPCESYLYIEGKVNKPTDAVGDVSFSNNGLAFLFSEMRYEINGVEVQKIKSPGISSCLKGYCSYTPNDLNALENAAWGSSLGSNDNNKNFMANNVFTGCVPLKHLFGFFEDYKKILLNCNQQLILNRSSTDFDTLHVTDNSEKNKKITVELTKILWKMPIIKVSDKEKLRLLKILDSRKT; this is encoded by the coding sequence atgGATGACTCGTATTTAGACGTAGCAGCCAGCTATGTCGACGagtgtaaaataacacaaaagaaTTATCATTCGTTCACCCCATATTCAAACATGTCTTTTTCTAATAACGATGAAATTAGGATAAGTGTTTTAAACATGGATTCTTACACTTTTCCGTGTGAGAGTTATCTGTACATCGAGGGAAAAGTAAATAAACCTACCGATGCTGTTGGAGACGTTAGTTTTTCGAATAATGGATTGGCGTTTTTATTCTCCGAAATGCGATACGAGATAAACGGAGTAGaagtacagaaaataaaatcacCCGGAATTTCGTCTTGTTTGAAAGGTTACTGTTCATATACTCCAAACGACTTGAACGCGCTGGAGAATGCGGCTTGGGGGTCGTCGTTGGGtagtaacgataataataaaaatttcatgGCCAACAATGTGTTTACCGGCTGCGTTCCACTGAAACATCTATTTGGATTTTTTGaagattacaaaaaaatattacttaattgtaATCAACAATTGATTTTGAATCGCTCGTCAACCGATTTCGACACATTACACGTTACTGATAACtctgagaaaaataaaaaaattaccgtcGAACTGACTAAGATATTATGGAAGATGCCTATTATCAAAGTTAGTGATAAAGAAAAGTTAagactgttaaaaatattggaTTCTCGTAAAACGTAA